In Trifolium pratense cultivar HEN17-A07 linkage group LG7, ARS_RC_1.1, whole genome shotgun sequence, a genomic segment contains:
- the LOC123897624 gene encoding DNA repair protein RAD5A-like isoform X3, whose protein sequence is MGSKVTDPNLSTVRSIVGSEFSDMDIIRALHMAKNDVTAAINIIFDTNTPKFKPTRIISKQQVSSPKSSPRAVTTSSKKNNADVENKKCSVATELDSESVDWWFVGSGDVAGLSTCKGRSIKSGDKVIFKFPTKKVSVSPSPGKGFGRAASCSEIVRFSNEQDWEIGRIPNEWARCLLPLVRDNKVRVEGKCEFAPNVLGIMDNINLSISVFINRSMFVKHHHVSLKDATSSTDESVFHPLPALFRLLGLSPFKKAELTPGDFFSNKRPFSQTVTSLHAKSERPSQNGHENENEDPVSEFDLDNIVGVASSSELEEMDPPENLLCELRPYQKQALHWMIQMEKGQSRDETTTTLHPCWEAYRLADKRELVVYLNAFSGEATTEFPSTLEMARGGILADAMGLGKTVMTISLLIAHSGRGGSLGSQPATQSFIEGGEVGDTGTVPKFSNIPKKATKFTGFDKLTKQNTSLSSGGNLIICPMTLLGQWKAEIETHVHPGSLSLYVHYGQSRPKDAKSLAQCDVVITTYGTMASEFSSENAENNGGLFSIRWFRVVLDEAHTIKSSKSQVSMAASALIADNRWCLTGTPIQNNLEDVYSLLRFLRIEPWGHWAWWNKLIQKPFEGGDERGLKLVQSILKPIMLRRTKHSTDREGKPILVLPPADMQIIYCDPTEAEKDFYEALFKRSKVKFDKFVEQGRILHNYASILELLLRLRQCCDHPFLVMSRGDTQEFSDLSKLAKRFLRGTGNASEGEVKDAVSRAYVEEVVEELRNGEKGECPICLEAFEDAVLTPCAHRLCRECLLASWRNSSSGLCPV, encoded by the exons ATGGGAAGCAAGGTCACCGATCCCAATCTCTCCACCGTCCGATCCATCGTCGGTTCCGAATTCTCCGACATGGACATCATCAGAGCTCTACACATGGCCAAAAACGACGTCACTGCCGCCATTAACATCATCTTCGATACCAATACTCCTAAATTCAAACCCACTCGCATAATTAGTAAACAACAAGTTTCTTCTCCGAAATCATCTCCACGCGCCGTCACCACCAGCTCCAAGAAAAACAACGCTGATgtagaaaataagaaatgttcCGTTGCGACTGAGTTGGATTCAGAATCCGTTGATTGGTGGTTCGTTGGTTCCGGTGATGTGGCAGGGCTGTCGACGTGTAAAGGAAGGAGTATAAAGTCTGGTGATAAAGTTATTTTCAAATTTCCAACTAAAAAGGTTTCTGTTTCGCCGTCTCCGGGTAAGGGTTTTGGTCGAGCAGCGAGTTGTTCGGAGATAGTTCGATTTTCTAATGAACAAGATTGGGAG attGGTAGAATACCGAATGAATGGGCTCGATGTTTGTTGCCGCTAGTGCGAGATAATAAGGTTAGGGTTGAAGGGAAATGTGAATTTGCGCCTAATGTTTTGGGCATCATGGATAATATCAATTTGTCGATCAG TGTTTTCATCAATAGGTCAATGTTTGTTAAGCATCACCATGTTTCTCTTAAGGATGCTACAAGTTCGACCGATGAATCAGTGTTTCATCCTCTTCCAGCCCTGTTTCGATTGCTTGGTCTGAGCCCTTTCAAGAAG GCAGAGTTAACTCCTGGTGATTTCTTTTCCAACAAGCGCCCTTTCAGTCAAACG GTAACATCACTACATGCCAAGTCTGAGCGTCCTTCTCAAAATGGTCATGAGAATGAAAATGAGGACCCTGTTTCCGAGTTTGATCTTGACAACATTGTTGGTGTTGCATCAAGCTCAGAGTTAGAG GAAATGGACCCCCCTGAAAATCTTCTTTGTGAACTGCGACCCTATCAAAAACAGGCTCTTCATTGGATGATTCAGATGGAGAAGGGACAGTCAAGGGACGAGACTACAACAACCCTTCATCCATGTTGGGAGGCATATCGCCTGGCTGACAA GAGGGAGCTTGTTGTTTATTTGAATGCATTTTCTGGTGAAGCCACAACGGAATTTCCTAGCACCCTAGAAATGGCCAGAGGAGGA ATTTTGGCAGATGCTATGGGACTTGGAAAGACTGTAATGACCATATCCCTTCTCATTGCCCATTCCGGAAGGGGTGGATCGTTAGGCAGTCAACCCGCAACTCAGTCATTTATTGAAGGTGGTGAAGTTGGTGATACTGGCACAGTTCCCAAATTTTCAAACATTCCAAAGAAGGCAACCAAATTTACTGGTTTTGATAAACTGACAAAGCAAAACACTTCTTTATCAAGTGGTGGCAACTTGATAATATGCCCCATGACTCTTCTTGGGCAGTGGAAG GCAGAGATTGAAACTCATGTGCACCCTGGGTCCCTGTCTCTATATGTTCATTACGGACAAAGTAGGCCCAAAGATGCAAAAAGTCTAGCTCAATGCGATGTTGTAATTACTACATATGGAACTATGGCCTCTGAATTTTCCAGTGAG AATGCAGAGAATAATGGTGGACTCTTCTCCATTCGTTGGTTCAGAGTGGTTCTTGACGAGGCACATACTATAAAATCTTCTAAAAGCCAAGTTTCTATGGCAGCATCTGCTCTAATTGCTGACAATCGCTGGTGTCTTACTGGGACTCCAATCCAG AACAATCTTGAGGATGTTTACAGCCTTCTTCGCTTTCTGAGAATAGAGCCTTGGGGTCATTGGGCCTG GTGGAACAAGCTTATTCAGAAACCATTTGAGGGTGGTGATGAGAGAGGATTGAAATTAGTTCAGTCCATTTTGAAGCCTATCATGTTGAGGAGAACCAAGCATAGCACAGATCGAGAGGGCAA gccTATACTAGTTCTCCCTCCTGCCGATATGCAGATAATTTACTGTGATCCCACAGAAGCTGAAAAGGACTTCTATGAGGCCCTATTCAAAAGATCTAag GTAAAGTTTGATAAGTTTGTTGAGCAAGGACGCATTCTTCATAATTATGCTTCAATACTAGAGCTACTTTTACGTCTTCGGCAATGTTGTGACCATCCATTTCTCGTAATGAG tcgAGGTGATACTCAAGAATTTTCTGATCTAAGCAAACTAGCTAAGCGCTTCCTTAGAGGAACCGGTAATGCTTCAGAAGGTGAAGTAAAAGATGCAGTCTCACGAGCTTATGTTGAAGAAGTTGTGGAAGAGTTGCGTAATGGGGAGAAGGGAGAGTGTCCAATATGTCTTGAAGCATTTGAAGATGCAGTGTTGACACCATGTGCTCACCGCCTTTGCCGGGAATGCCTCTTGGCAAGTTGGCGAAATTCTAGCTCTGGCTTATGTCCTGTTT GA
- the LOC123897624 gene encoding DNA repair protein RAD5A-like isoform X2, whose protein sequence is MGSKVTDPNLSTVRSIVGSEFSDMDIIRALHMAKNDVTAAINIIFDTNTPKFKPTRIISKQQVSSPKSSPRAVTTSSKKNNADVENKKCSVATELDSESVDWWFVGSGDVAGLSTCKGRSIKSGDKVIFKFPTKKVSVSPSPGKGFGRAASCSEIVRFSNEQDWEIGRIPNEWARCLLPLVRDNKVRVEGKCEFAPNVLGIMDNINLSISVFINRSMFVKHHHVSLKDATSSTDESVFHPLPALFRLLGLSPFKKAELTPGDFFSNKRPFSQTVTSLHAKSERPSQNGHENENEDPVSEFDLDNIVGVASSSELEEMDPPENLLCELRPYQKQALHWMIQMEKGQSRDETTTTLHPCWEAYRLADKRELVVYLNAFSGEATTEFPSTLEMARGGILADAMGLGKTVMTISLLIAHSGRGGSLGSQPATQSFIEGGEVGDTGTVPKFSNIPKKATKFTGFDKLTKQNTSLSSGGNLIICPMTLLGQWKAEIETHVHPGSLSLYVHYGQSRPKDAKSLAQCDVVITTYGTMASEFSSENAENNGGLFSIRWFRVVLDEAHTIKSSKSQVSMAASALIADNRWCLTGTPIQNNLEDVYSLLRFLRIEPWGHWAWWNKLIQKPFEGGDERGLKLVQSILKPIMLRRTKHSTDREGKPILVLPPADMQIIYCDPTEAEKDFYEALFKRSKVKFDKFVEQGRILHNYASILELLLRLRQCCDHPFLVMSRGDTQEFSDLSKLAKRFLRGTGNASEGEVKDAVSRAYVEEVVEELRNGEKGECPICLEAFEDAVLTPCAHRLCRECLLASWRNSSSGLCPVLVKYMWL, encoded by the exons ATGGGAAGCAAGGTCACCGATCCCAATCTCTCCACCGTCCGATCCATCGTCGGTTCCGAATTCTCCGACATGGACATCATCAGAGCTCTACACATGGCCAAAAACGACGTCACTGCCGCCATTAACATCATCTTCGATACCAATACTCCTAAATTCAAACCCACTCGCATAATTAGTAAACAACAAGTTTCTTCTCCGAAATCATCTCCACGCGCCGTCACCACCAGCTCCAAGAAAAACAACGCTGATgtagaaaataagaaatgttcCGTTGCGACTGAGTTGGATTCAGAATCCGTTGATTGGTGGTTCGTTGGTTCCGGTGATGTGGCAGGGCTGTCGACGTGTAAAGGAAGGAGTATAAAGTCTGGTGATAAAGTTATTTTCAAATTTCCAACTAAAAAGGTTTCTGTTTCGCCGTCTCCGGGTAAGGGTTTTGGTCGAGCAGCGAGTTGTTCGGAGATAGTTCGATTTTCTAATGAACAAGATTGGGAG attGGTAGAATACCGAATGAATGGGCTCGATGTTTGTTGCCGCTAGTGCGAGATAATAAGGTTAGGGTTGAAGGGAAATGTGAATTTGCGCCTAATGTTTTGGGCATCATGGATAATATCAATTTGTCGATCAG TGTTTTCATCAATAGGTCAATGTTTGTTAAGCATCACCATGTTTCTCTTAAGGATGCTACAAGTTCGACCGATGAATCAGTGTTTCATCCTCTTCCAGCCCTGTTTCGATTGCTTGGTCTGAGCCCTTTCAAGAAG GCAGAGTTAACTCCTGGTGATTTCTTTTCCAACAAGCGCCCTTTCAGTCAAACG GTAACATCACTACATGCCAAGTCTGAGCGTCCTTCTCAAAATGGTCATGAGAATGAAAATGAGGACCCTGTTTCCGAGTTTGATCTTGACAACATTGTTGGTGTTGCATCAAGCTCAGAGTTAGAG GAAATGGACCCCCCTGAAAATCTTCTTTGTGAACTGCGACCCTATCAAAAACAGGCTCTTCATTGGATGATTCAGATGGAGAAGGGACAGTCAAGGGACGAGACTACAACAACCCTTCATCCATGTTGGGAGGCATATCGCCTGGCTGACAA GAGGGAGCTTGTTGTTTATTTGAATGCATTTTCTGGTGAAGCCACAACGGAATTTCCTAGCACCCTAGAAATGGCCAGAGGAGGA ATTTTGGCAGATGCTATGGGACTTGGAAAGACTGTAATGACCATATCCCTTCTCATTGCCCATTCCGGAAGGGGTGGATCGTTAGGCAGTCAACCCGCAACTCAGTCATTTATTGAAGGTGGTGAAGTTGGTGATACTGGCACAGTTCCCAAATTTTCAAACATTCCAAAGAAGGCAACCAAATTTACTGGTTTTGATAAACTGACAAAGCAAAACACTTCTTTATCAAGTGGTGGCAACTTGATAATATGCCCCATGACTCTTCTTGGGCAGTGGAAG GCAGAGATTGAAACTCATGTGCACCCTGGGTCCCTGTCTCTATATGTTCATTACGGACAAAGTAGGCCCAAAGATGCAAAAAGTCTAGCTCAATGCGATGTTGTAATTACTACATATGGAACTATGGCCTCTGAATTTTCCAGTGAG AATGCAGAGAATAATGGTGGACTCTTCTCCATTCGTTGGTTCAGAGTGGTTCTTGACGAGGCACATACTATAAAATCTTCTAAAAGCCAAGTTTCTATGGCAGCATCTGCTCTAATTGCTGACAATCGCTGGTGTCTTACTGGGACTCCAATCCAG AACAATCTTGAGGATGTTTACAGCCTTCTTCGCTTTCTGAGAATAGAGCCTTGGGGTCATTGGGCCTG GTGGAACAAGCTTATTCAGAAACCATTTGAGGGTGGTGATGAGAGAGGATTGAAATTAGTTCAGTCCATTTTGAAGCCTATCATGTTGAGGAGAACCAAGCATAGCACAGATCGAGAGGGCAA gccTATACTAGTTCTCCCTCCTGCCGATATGCAGATAATTTACTGTGATCCCACAGAAGCTGAAAAGGACTTCTATGAGGCCCTATTCAAAAGATCTAag GTAAAGTTTGATAAGTTTGTTGAGCAAGGACGCATTCTTCATAATTATGCTTCAATACTAGAGCTACTTTTACGTCTTCGGCAATGTTGTGACCATCCATTTCTCGTAATGAG tcgAGGTGATACTCAAGAATTTTCTGATCTAAGCAAACTAGCTAAGCGCTTCCTTAGAGGAACCGGTAATGCTTCAGAAGGTGAAGTAAAAGATGCAGTCTCACGAGCTTATGTTGAAGAAGTTGTGGAAGAGTTGCGTAATGGGGAGAAGGGAGAGTGTCCAATATGTCTTGAAGCATTTGAAGATGCAGTGTTGACACCATGTGCTCACCGCCTTTGCCGGGAATGCCTCTTGGCAAGTTGGCGAAATTCTAGCTCTGGCTTATGTCCTGTTT TAGTAAAATACATGTGGTTATAG